From Echinicola soli, a single genomic window includes:
- the nusA gene encoding transcription termination factor NusA, which translates to MDAKVLIDSFAEFARSKNVDRPTMIRILEDVFRAMIRKKYETDENFDVIINADKGDLEIWRIREIVDDNSEDIWDHDKISHSEAKKIEPDFEIGEETYERIELEDFGRRAVMMARQTLIQKIKDLEKDLLFQQYEELVGEIITAEVYQILGREMLLMDGEGNELILPKGEQIPKDRFRKGDTIRSIVHKVEMVNGNPRIILSRTSPIFLERLFENEVPEVYDGLITIKKIVREPGERAKVAVESYDDRIDPVGACVGMKGSRIHAVVRELQNENIDVINYTDNLELYVSRALSPAKVSSIQANEEEKRLSVFLKPDQVSLAIGKGGYNIRLASRLVGYEIDVFRELSDYEEEEDVDLSEFSDEIEGWIIEELKKTGLDTAKSVLALSREDLTRRTELEEETIEEIFRILKQEFEQ; encoded by the coding sequence ATGGATGCTAAAGTTCTGATAGATTCGTTTGCTGAATTTGCAAGATCTAAAAATGTGGATCGTCCTACGATGATCCGCATTCTGGAAGATGTGTTTAGAGCGATGATTCGCAAGAAATACGAAACAGACGAGAATTTTGATGTGATCATCAATGCCGATAAAGGAGACCTCGAAATCTGGAGAATCCGTGAGATTGTAGATGACAACTCCGAAGACATCTGGGACCACGATAAGATCAGCCATTCCGAGGCAAAGAAAATCGAGCCCGACTTCGAAATCGGCGAAGAGACTTACGAAAGAATCGAGCTGGAAGACTTTGGCAGGAGAGCTGTCATGATGGCCAGACAGACATTGATCCAAAAAATAAAGGATTTGGAGAAAGATTTGCTGTTTCAGCAATATGAAGAGCTGGTCGGTGAAATCATCACTGCAGAGGTTTACCAGATACTTGGGCGTGAAATGCTGCTGATGGACGGAGAAGGCAATGAACTGATCCTCCCCAAAGGCGAGCAAATCCCAAAAGACCGGTTCCGCAAAGGAGACACCATCCGCTCCATTGTCCATAAAGTGGAAATGGTAAATGGCAATCCACGTATTATCCTTTCAAGAACTTCTCCTATATTCTTGGAAAGATTATTCGAAAACGAAGTACCTGAAGTATACGATGGATTGATCACGATCAAGAAAATCGTCCGCGAACCAGGGGAACGGGCCAAAGTGGCCGTAGAATCCTACGATGACCGCATCGATCCGGTAGGTGCTTGTGTGGGCATGAAAGGAAGCCGTATCCACGCAGTGGTGCGCGAGCTCCAAAATGAAAACATCGATGTAATCAATTACACCGATAACCTGGAACTATATGTATCCCGGGCACTTAGCCCCGCCAAAGTAAGTTCCATTCAGGCCAATGAAGAAGAAAAGCGACTTTCTGTCTTTTTAAAGCCTGATCAAGTATCTTTGGCAATTGGAAAAGGAGGATATAACATCCGACTGGCCAGCAGGCTGGTAGGGTATGAAATCGACGTCTTCCGTGAACTTTCTGACTATGAAGAGGAAGAAGATGTTGACTTGTCTGAATTTTCCGATGAAATTGAGGGTTGGATAATTGAGGAGTTGAAAAAAACGGGTCTGGACACTGCGAAGAGTGTTTTGGCACTTTCCAGAGAAGACTTGACCCGAAGAACAGAACTTGAAGAAGAAACGATAGAAGAAATCTTCAGAATTTTAAAACAAGAATTTGAACAGTAA